In Pseudohongiella acticola, the sequence GTTGATCCAGACGATGACAGCGATTTTGTTATTGAGCGAGCCATACTGCTGGCATTTTATGGTAAAGCGGACGTTCTGCTGGTCATGAACAAAGCCAATGCGTTGCCACAGCACAGCGATGTCCAGCCCGGCCTGGCAGCACGCTTTTTCCGCAGTCAAAAACAGCTTTTCACCGAGCACTATCAAGCCAGACTGGCAGCGCTGAAGACCCGGTTTGAAACCCAGGGCATTAACACAGAAACCTATTTTACCAGTGACAAGAACAGCGCTGACGTCATCCTGCGCAAAATCCGGGAATTTGAGCCCGACATGACGCTGAAAAGCGTCCAGGCCACGTCCGCATTGTCTCGCATACTGATTACCAATACCGACTGGAAACTGGTCAAAGGCTGCCCGACTCCGCTACTTCTGGTAAAGGCATGCCCCTGGGCCGAAGACGGTGCCATCCTGACCGCGGTTGACCCGCTACATACAAAGGCACAACAGAATCAGCTGGACCATCTAATGCTGGACACGACCGTCAACCTGGCCCGATCGTTACAATTGAATGCCAGGGTTTTTCACTGCTACTTCCCGGACCTGAGCGCCATGTTTCCCAAAGTGGTTGATGCGGAACTTTATATCCGGGAGGTCAGGGAGATTCATTGGAGCAAGGTCAAAGCCCTGCTTGGCGAACATGGCCTGAGCGAAGACCAGGCCACACTGACCCGTGGCGACCTGATCAAGACCCTGTCACAGACCATTCGCACTGCCCGGGCCAATATACTGGTATTGGGCGCGCTGTCCCGCAATGCTGTCGAAAGTGCCATTATCGGCAGCACGGCCGAAAAAATTCTCTACGACACGCCATGTGACGTACTCATCATGAAACACAACGGATAACACTCTGAATTATGCCTGCAACGCATTTGAGAATCCTGACGCTGAACATCCATAAGGGCTTTGCCATGGGACCCCGACGTCTGGTCCTGTCACACATTCGTTCTCAGCTTCGCGACAGCAAAGCGGACCTGGTATTTCTGCAGGAAGTGGTGGGCGACAACCAGAAACACAGCAGAAGAGTGCGGCACTGGCCCGCCGAGACGCAACTGGAGTATCTGGCCGATACCGTATGGACGCATCATGCCTATGGCAAGAACGCGATTTATCAGCATGGCCATCACGGCAACGCTATTCTCAGCGCCAACCCTTTCAGAAGCTGGGACAATATTGATGCTTCGTTTGTAAATTTCTCTCAGCGCGGTTTTCTGCATGGCGTGATTGCCGATGATATCCATCTACTTTGCATACATTTTGGACTATTCGAAAAAGAAC encodes:
- a CDS encoding universal stress protein, with the protein product MTRLKKLLVIVDPDDDSDFVIERAILLAFYGKADVLLVMNKANALPQHSDVQPGLAARFFRSQKQLFTEHYQARLAALKTRFETQGINTETYFTSDKNSADVILRKIREFEPDMTLKSVQATSALSRILITNTDWKLVKGCPTPLLLVKACPWAEDGAILTAVDPLHTKAQQNQLDHLMLDTTVNLARSLQLNARVFHCYFPDLSAMFPKVVDAELYIREVREIHWSKVKALLGEHGLSEDQATLTRGDLIKTLSQTIRTARANILVLGALSRNAVESAIIGSTAEKILYDTPCDVLIMKHNG
- a CDS encoding endonuclease/exonuclease/phosphatase family protein is translated as MPATHLRILTLNIHKGFAMGPRRLVLSHIRSQLRDSKADLVFLQEVVGDNQKHSRRVRHWPAETQLEYLADTVWTHHAYGKNAIYQHGHHGNAILSANPFRSWDNIDASFVNFSQRGFLHGVIADDIHLLCIHFGLFEKERRLQTTRLIEHVNRSIPTDAPLIVAGDFNDWRQTTHRALLNGLGVNEAHETAHGACAKTFPAFLPVLPMDRIYLRGFDIHACTTLSGNHWREFSDHCAMITDVSLRNT